From Nitrospirota bacterium, the proteins below share one genomic window:
- a CDS encoding GNAT family N-acetyltransferase → MSAVMERPRIMAEEAGPGTEAEWDRLIDECANGVLYQKSAFLAHYAHKAERVVRLLFRSGGRSLGLLAGGIVPSAGRRELAAPFSASFGGISHTPGLSLGEAVALVDELIRAAGRYGVQSIRLAQPPSIYSTETDDRLDFALLHAGFTPATADLTLYLSGGNRTTRSSVVRNVKRAENNGLEFRETDDAAAVWDLLHRWKESRKLPLSVSRGDLAALKAAFPDHIRAFLTLSGNRPIGAMVLYQLNRRTALAFAWDEDEDYRSSRPNDFMLTRVINVALTGGTACLDLGTVTLQGEPVWGVTRFKENFGPRGALRKTYVLVLPKA, encoded by the coding sequence TTGAGCGCCGTGATGGAACGTCCCCGGATCATGGCTGAGGAAGCCGGGCCGGGGACCGAGGCCGAATGGGACCGGCTCATCGACGAATGCGCCAACGGCGTTCTCTACCAGAAGTCGGCCTTCCTCGCGCACTACGCCCACAAGGCCGAGAGGGTGGTGCGCCTGCTTTTCAGGAGTGGCGGGCGCTCCTTGGGATTGCTGGCCGGGGGAATCGTCCCATCCGCCGGGCGCCGCGAACTGGCTGCGCCGTTCTCGGCCTCCTTCGGCGGCATCAGCCACACACCCGGACTCAGTCTAGGCGAGGCCGTCGCCTTGGTGGATGAACTGATCCGAGCCGCCGGCCGATATGGCGTTCAGTCCATCCGGCTGGCGCAGCCGCCGTCGATCTATTCCACTGAGACCGACGACCGGCTGGACTTCGCCCTCCTGCACGCGGGATTCACGCCGGCAACGGCCGATCTTACCCTCTACCTCTCGGGCGGCAATCGCACCACGCGGTCCTCCGTCGTCCGAAATGTGAAGCGGGCTGAAAACAACGGCCTTGAGTTCCGTGAAACGGACGACGCCGCCGCCGTGTGGGACTTGCTTCACCGATGGAAAGAATCCCGGAAACTTCCCTTGAGCGTGTCACGGGGCGACCTCGCCGCTCTGAAGGCTGCGTTCCCCGATCACATTCGTGCCTTTCTCACCCTTTCCGGAAACCGGCCCATCGGGGCCATGGTGCTCTACCAACTGAACCGCAGAACGGCGCTGGCCTTCGCGTGGGACGAGGACGAGGACTACCGGTCATCAAGACCGAACGATTTCATGCTCACGCGAGTGATCAATGTCGCTCTCACCGGGGGAACGGCCTGTCTCGACCTCGGCACGGTGACCCTCCAGGGAGAACCCGTCTGGGGCGTCACTCGATTCAAAGAAAACTTTGGCCCGCGCGGCGCGCTCCGCAAGACCTACGTGCTGGTCCTTCCCAAGGCATGA
- a CDS encoding NAD-dependent epimerase/dehydratase family protein: MTALSGKTIFLTGGAGFIGAELAGRLLDHNRLIVYDTLGRNSIRTKTFFPHANLKLIEGTVLDAASLHRSMEGADIVVHLAAVAGIDTVLKSPTQTMRVNLLGTSFVLDAARELGVRDRVVIFSTSEVFGTYAYRVSESDTTTSGAVGEARWIYAVSKLAGEHMAFAAFKEFALPVVIVRPFNVYGPGQIGEGAVHVFVKRAIAGEDLEIHGDGDQIRSWVYIDDMVDALLLLLQHPSAVGESFNIGNPRGTVTINTLAEMVVSLAESRSRIVHAPRRHADVELRIPSIEKARQMLGFQPKVDLKDGLLKTIRWYREQRDGN, translated from the coding sequence ATGACAGCCTTGAGCGGCAAGACGATCTTCCTGACCGGAGGGGCCGGGTTCATCGGGGCCGAACTGGCCGGCCGTCTGCTCGACCATAACCGCCTCATCGTCTACGACACGCTCGGACGCAACTCAATCCGGACCAAAACCTTTTTCCCCCATGCGAATCTGAAACTCATCGAGGGTACCGTCCTGGATGCCGCCTCTCTGCACCGTAGCATGGAGGGAGCCGATATTGTCGTTCACCTCGCGGCCGTCGCCGGCATCGACACAGTCCTCAAGAGCCCCACGCAGACCATGCGCGTCAACCTCCTGGGGACGTCCTTCGTTTTGGATGCGGCCCGCGAACTCGGCGTGCGCGATCGCGTGGTGATCTTCTCCACCAGCGAAGTGTTCGGTACCTACGCTTACCGCGTAAGCGAGTCCGATACCACCACTTCGGGCGCGGTCGGCGAAGCGCGATGGATCTACGCGGTGAGCAAGCTGGCCGGGGAACACATGGCCTTTGCCGCATTCAAAGAATTCGCTCTTCCCGTCGTCATCGTGCGTCCCTTCAACGTCTACGGTCCCGGCCAAATCGGCGAAGGCGCCGTCCACGTCTTCGTAAAACGCGCCATCGCGGGCGAGGACCTTGAAATCCACGGGGACGGCGACCAGATCCGATCCTGGGTCTACATCGACGACATGGTGGACGCGCTTCTTCTGCTCTTGCAGCACCCCTCGGCCGTGGGAGAATCTTTCAACATCGGCAATCCGAGGGGAACGGTGACGATCAATACGCTCGCGGAGATGGTCGTATCGCTGGCGGAATCCCGCTCACGGATCGTCCACGCGCCCCGCCGCCATGCGGACGTCGAACTCCGGATCCCCAGCATCGAGAAGGCCAGGCAGATGCTCGGCTTCCAGCCGAAAGTCGACTTGAAGGACGGCCTGTTGAAAACCATCCGATGGTATCGCGAACAGCGGGATGGAAATTGA
- a CDS encoding prepilin-type N-terminal cleavage/methylation domain-containing protein encodes MSRTTPNRTFISSDPASRVTRQASRARSRAGFTLIELIMIIILIAILASIAVPRFVNLSRQADIAATRGALGAIRAAMVMDYASRTLVSRGIPRFANVVYHSWFMELHVPTNELTNTSLLANAGWGAEDAAITGQTDQISIVENMDSTNAPSVANLNARGTASAASVLCCSATWTCPATNNPGTIAWVYESYGEFEGVVKACGDNSAATGYTDDQTDAW; translated from the coding sequence ATGAGCCGCACAACCCCCAACAGAACTTTCATTTCATCCGATCCTGCGTCACGCGTCACGCGTCAAGCGTCACGGGCGCGAAGCCGCGCCGGTTTCACTCTGATCGAGCTGATCATGATCATTATCTTGATCGCGATTCTCGCTTCGATCGCGGTGCCCCGCTTCGTGAACCTCTCGCGGCAGGCCGACATCGCCGCCACGCGCGGCGCCTTGGGCGCCATCCGAGCCGCCATGGTGATGGACTATGCCAGCCGAACCTTGGTGTCCAGGGGCATCCCCAGATTCGCCAACGTGGTCTATCACAGTTGGTTCATGGAGCTGCACGTACCGACGAATGAACTCACCAATACCAGCCTGCTTGCCAACGCCGGCTGGGGCGCTGAAGACGCCGCCATCACTGGTCAAACCGACCAGATCTCCATCGTCGAAAACATGGACTCCACCAACGCGCCCAGCGTCGCCAATCTCAATGCCCGAGGCACCGCCTCCGCCGCTTCCGTTCTCTGCTGCTCGGCGACCTGGACCTGCCCCGCCACCAACAACCCAGGCACCATCGCCTGGGTCTACGAAAGCTACGGGGAGTTCGAGGGCGTCGTGAAGGCGTGCGGCGACAATTCGGCCGCCACCGGATACACCGACGACCAAACGGATGCGTGGTAA
- a CDS encoding transposase, translating into MGERRRIRLDRAAYRQGHAFSLTLCTADRAKHLERAELVDVFVPLLRRAADSLCAEVFAYCFMPDHLHLLLRCPAGGDVVEFVRMFKILTTHEGRKVGVPAPLWQRSFYDHALRLEESIEKVARYIWENPVRRGLVSDYRRFPHSGSFVWADWKTM; encoded by the coding sequence ATGGGGGAGCGCAGACGGATACGGCTTGATCGGGCGGCTTACCGCCAAGGTCACGCGTTTTCTTTGACGCTGTGCACCGCGGATCGCGCCAAGCATCTTGAGCGAGCGGAGTTGGTGGATGTGTTTGTGCCCTTGCTCCGGCGCGCGGCTGATTCGCTGTGCGCCGAGGTGTTTGCCTATTGTTTCATGCCGGACCATTTGCATCTCCTGCTGCGATGTCCGGCAGGTGGCGACGTGGTCGAGTTTGTCCGCATGTTCAAGATCCTGACGACTCATGAGGGCCGGAAAGTCGGCGTGCCTGCACCGCTCTGGCAGCGGTCGTTCTACGACCATGCGCTTCGATTGGAAGAGAGCATTGAGAAAGTTGCGAGGTACATTTGGGAGAACCCGGTCCGTCGCGGTCTCGTATCCGACTACCGCCGGTTCCCACATTCCGGTTCGTTCGTTTGGGCCGATTGGAAGACCATGTAG